A genome region from Acinetobacter sp. YWS30-1 includes the following:
- a CDS encoding recombinase family protein, with product MRLFGYARVSTSQQSLDLQVRALKDAGVKANRIFTDKASGSSTDREGLDLLRMKVEEGDVILVKKLDRLGRDTADMIQLIKEFDAQGVAVRFIDDGISTDGDMGQMVVTILSAVAQAERRRILERTNEGRQEAKLKGIKFGRRRTVDRNVVLTLHQKGTGATEIAHQLSIARSTVYKILEDERAS from the coding sequence ATGCGACTTTTTGGTTACGCTCGGGTCTCAACCAGTCAGCAGTCTCTTGATCTTCAGGTCAGAGCACTCAAAGACGCAGGTGTGAAAGCAAACCGTATATTTACCGATAAGGCATCCGGCAGTTCAACAGATCGGGAAGGGCTGGATTTGCTGAGGATGAAGGTGGAGGAAGGTGATGTCATTCTGGTTAAGAAGCTCGACCGTCTTGGCCGCGACACTGCCGATATGATCCAACTGATAAAGGAATTTGACGCTCAGGGCGTGGCAGTCCGGTTCATTGATGACGGGATCAGTACCGACGGTGATATGGGGCAAATGGTGGTCACCATCCTGTCGGCTGTGGCACAGGCTGAACGCCGGAGGATCCTAGAGCGCACGAATGAGGGCCGACAGGAAGCAAAGCTGAAAGGAATCAAATTTGGCCGCAGGCGTACCGTGGACAGGAACGTCGTGCTGACGCTTCATCAGAAGGGCACTGGTGCAACGGAAATTGCTCATCAGCTCAGTATTGCCCGCTCCACGGTTTATAAAATTCTTGAAGACGAAAGGGCCTCGTGA